In the Dolichospermum flos-aquae CCAP 1403/13F genome, TAATTTTAGTTTGAATAATGTCCCAAATAATCTCATCTTCTAAGGAAAAATAAGCATGAACTAAAATATCTCTCAATCCAGCAATTTTGCGCCATTCAATATGTGGATATTTATTTCTTATTTCTGGAGGAATTTGTTTAACTGCTTCCCCAGTCACTGATAAATTTCTAATTACCGCATCAAATCTTAATTCATCAGCAAAAAACCTATTATCATCTAATCCTTGAGTATAACGGAGAACTTTATCACAACTAATTAAAATATCATCACAATAAAGTTTTAAACTACGCGACATAAATAGCGTCTTTTTCTACAGAACTAATAATTTGAGGTTTCAACATTTTTTTAGTTACTAAATCAACAGATAAAGATAAATTATCTTCTAAGAAGAATTTTAAGTCCATATATTGATCAAAGGTAACTTTTCCTTGAAATTCTACCAATAAATCAAGATCGCTAGTATTTTTTGCTTCATCTCTTGCATAAGAACCAAATAAAGCTAAGGATATCACACCATAACTTTTAATCGTGGTTAAGTTTTTTTTCAGGAAGTTGATTAGATATTCTCTATTCATGATTATTACCTAATGTGTTTTGTCTGAATTAGGATTTAAGCATTCACAGCAATGTTTCAGATCCCCGACTTCTCTGAGAAGTCGGGGATCTTATTCTTGGAATATGTTACAATTTGCGTCATAAAATTAATAGATTAATAATTTAAATTATTACATGAAAGAAGCCAAAATCAAACTCGGATTAGTATTAGCAGGTGGCGGTGCTAAAGGCGCGTACCAATCAGGACAATATTTACATTTTTCACAGGAAGACGCATCTCTGTGTGATCCTAACCCACTGGATAAATTTTTACGCTACGCCATCAATCCTCAACAATTGCGAGCAGGAATTGAACTCTGGGTAGCCGCATTTCCTTCAGCACACAATTTTCTACCATCTCCACACAAAGCAGGTCAGATTGTCCCCACAATAGGCAATGCGATCGCGCCAAGAAAGTTTTGCGCGGCTTCAGGAAACATCAAAGCGATTAAGAGACGATTCACCAATATATTAGTTAAAACTGAATGATAAAACAGCCTTGGGGTGCGGTACAAATAAACAAGGCGCTGTGCGCTATTATTTCGGGTGTGGGGATAGGGATGATCTCCTGGGGGTGTAATGCTAATAACTCCCAGCTTCAAGAGACAAGATGGAATATATATAGAAATAATCGTTATGGTTTTGAGTTTCCTTATCCGAATACTTGGCAGCAATTAGGAAACCCAGACAACAGTGATGGTATTGCTTTAGTTTCACCAAACAAAAAAAACGTAGAAATTCGCGCCTATGCAAGTAAGCCTTTATTGAAATTCGCAACTGAAAATCCCCAGCCAGTCCCTAATTTTCGGACTCATCAGGGGTTTTCTGGGGTATTAGCTGTAGAAGCGGGGGAAAAGGTGACTGTGATTAAATTGACTATTAGCCAAGAGAACTTGGAGTATCACTGGCAAGGACAAAGCGGCAGCAAAGACTTTCAAAATTATTATCGGCTGTTTTACTACATTGCCCAGGAGTATAAAATTAGTCAATAGTCAACTTAACGTAAATTGATGTCCCTTCCAGCCAGGGAATAAATTCCCTGTCTAAAAGCTAAAGTCGGTTAAAACCGACTGTTGGAGCATATTGACACTCTCAGGGAGCCAAGCCGCGCTCGTTTTACGCTTACCGGATGCTCTTATAAATAGGATAATTTTTGATTTTGAGTTAACCAGAGTGCGTTTTAACGCACTTTAGCTTTTAGACCGGAACTTAAGTTCCGGGCAGGTTTGTTAAGCCTGACTCGGTGACTCCTGCTGTAATTGATTCCTGTCTTGATCAGAATTTAATGATGAAGAAGGGACACAAAACCTGGTAGATTTAGCTATCAGCGAGTAAAAACTGGTAAAGATGAAAGTCCTGGTAATTGGTGGTGATGGGTATTGCGGTTGGGCAACCGCGCTTTACCTTTCTAATCGAGGTTATGAAGTTGGAATTTTAGATAGTTTGGTGCGGCGACATTGGGATAATGAATTGGGTGTAGAAACTCTTACCCCAATCGCACCAATTCAGCAACGTCTCCAGCGGTGGCAGGATTTGACTAGCAAGTCTATTGATCTGTTTATCGGCGATATTACTAATTACGAGTTTCTGCACAAAGCCTTACACGAATTTCAACCAACTGCGATCGTGCATTTTGGTGAACAGCGTTCAGCGCCATTTTCCATGATTGACCGTGAACACGCTGTTCTTACCCAAGTCAATAATGTGGTTGGCACGTTGAACTTGCTGTATATCATGCGGGAGGATTTTCCAGATTGCCATTTGGTGAAATTGGGAACAATGGGTGAGTATGGAACTCCCAACATTGACATTGAAGAAGGATACATCACGATTGAACACAACGGACGCAAGGATACTTTGCCCTATCCTAAGCAGCCTGGTTCTATGTATCACTTGAGCAAAGTCCATGATAGCCATAATATCCACTTTGCTTGTCGGGTTTGGGGTTTAAGGGCTACAGACTTAAATCAAGGGATAGTTTACGGTGTCTTAACCGACGAAACGGGGATGGACGAACTGTTAATTAACCGCCTGGATTATGATGGCGTATTTGGTACAGCACTGAATCGCTTCTGTATTCAAGCAACTGTAGGACATCCCCTCACCGTCTACGGTAAAGGTGGACAAACTCGTGGCTTCTTGGATATTCGGGATACGGTGCGATGTATTGAGTTAGCGATCGCTAATCCTGCCGAACCAGGAGAATTCCGTGTGTTTAACCAATTTACCGAACTATTTAGCGTCGGTGACTTGGCGATGATGGTGAAAAAAGCCGGCAACGCTTTGGGACTAAATGTGGATATTAACCACATAGACAACCCCAGAGTGGAGAAGGAAGAACACTATTTCAACGCCAAAAACACCAAACTCTTGGATTTGGGTTTACAACCGCATCTTCTCTCGGATTCTCTACTTGATTCGCTATTAAACTTTGCTGTCAAGTATCAGCACCGAGTTGATCACCAACAAATTCTTCCCAAAGTCTCTTGGCATAGAAAATAGGTGACAGGTGACAGGTGACAGGTGACAGGTGACAGGTGACAGGTGACAGGTGATAGAAAGAGCGTAAGAGGCAACAGTAGATTAATTTTCCACTCCTGACTCCTAACTGCGCCCCTACCTCCTGACTTCTGACTCCTGACTCCTGACTCCTGACTCCTGACTCCTGACTCCTACCTCCTTCTTTTTATGAGAATTGCTCTATTTACAGAAACCTTCTTACCTAAAGTTGATGGCATCGTGACCCGCTTGCGCCATACTGTTGACCATTTACAACGTCATGGCAATCAAGTTTTGGTATTTGCCCCTGAAGGTGGTATCACTGAACATAAAGGTGCGAAAGTTTACGGAGTTAGTGGCTTTCCCTTACCTCTCTATCCAGAGTTGAAAATGGCACTGCCTCGCCCGGCAATTGGTCATGCTTTGGAAGAGTTTAAACCAGATATTATTCATGTTGTTAATCCCGCAGTTCTCGGATTATCAGGGATTTTCTATAGTAAAGTTCTGAAAATTCCTTTGGTGGCTTCTTATCATACCCACTTGCCCCAATACCTGCAACATTACGGTTTAGGGATGTTAGAAGGGTTACTATGGGAGTTGCTTAAAGCTGGTCATAATCAGGCTGAGTTAAATTTGTGTACCTCTACGGCAATGGTAAAGGAACTTTCAGCCCATGGAATTGAAAGATGTGATTTATGGCAACGGGGGGTAGATACAGAATTATTTCATCCTGATTTAGTCAGTGCGGAAATGCGATCGCGCTTATCCCAAAATCATCCAGATAGCCCCTTGTTACTGTACGTTGGTCGTCTTTCTGCTGAGAAGGAAATCGAACGTATTAAACCCATTCTAGAAGCCATTCCTGATGCCAGATTAGCATTAGTCGGCGATGGACCCCACCGACAAACTTTGGAAAAACACTTTGCCGGGACAAATACTTATTTTGTCGGTTATCTGATGGGTAAAGAATTAGGTTCGGCTTTTGCCAGTGCTGATGCCTTTATTTTTCCTTCCCGCACAGAAACACTGGGATTAGTTCTGCTAGAAGCCATGGCCGCAGGGTGTCCTGTGGTAGCAGCCCGTTCTGGAGGCATCCCTGATATTGTTACAGATGGAGTTAATGGATATCTTTTTGATCCGCAAGCCGATATTCAAGAAGCGATTAATGCTACAATCCGTCTGTTGAAACAACGGGAGGAAATCACTATTATCCGCACAAATGCCCGTGCAGAAGCAGAAAAATGGGGATGGACATCGGCTACACAACAACTTGAAGATTATTATCAAAAAATAATCTTAAATAGTCACAGGAGTCAGGAGTCAGGAGTCAGGAGTCAGAAGCGAGAATAAGAGGGCTGGCTTTTTCTCTAAATTTTCCACCTCATTCAATTGCATACAGCCAGGAATTTTTGCACCATTACCAGGCTGGCCGCAATGCTTATATATTAAGGGATTTTACCCAAGCGATCGCCTGCTTCAAATTAGCTCAAGTCATCGAACCGACAAATCAGGCTGTTCATATCCATTTAGAACGCGCCTATAAGTACCAGCAAATACCACCACCAAAGTCCTGGGATGGTGTTTGGACAATCATCACGAAGTAGTCAGTGGTCAGTTGTCAGTAGGGGCGAAGCATTTGGAAGATAAATTATCGGTCATTGCCAAAAATAGTTCTCCAAATGCTTCGCCCGTACAGTTGTCAGTAGTCAGTTCCTTCTTCAGAACCGTTACTTTGAAAAGGTTGTTCACCGATTTTCAGTTCTTTCTTTGAGTGCTTTAATTGCTTCCAAAGTAACTTAATTTGATAATAAGCCTCATCTGGTGAGATCTTGCCACCTGTTTCTAAATTGCAGATATAACTGACTTTCTGGGCAAATTCCTGTAAGTTCGCATTGAATACCAAGTTTTCTGGTTTTACATGACCATAATAGCGACCACGGGGATAGAGAAAATCTTCTTTACTCATCATTCTTTTTTCTCCATTTACTCAACTACTGATACTTTTAACCGAGACATTCCCTGGCATCTGAGATATTGTGAATGTCCA is a window encoding:
- a CDS encoding HepT-like ribonuclease domain-containing protein, which codes for MSRSLKLYCDDILISCDKVLRYTQGLDDNRFFADELRFDAVIRNLSVTGEAVKQIPPEIRNKYPHIEWRKIAGLRDILVHAYFSLEDEIIWDIIQTKISPLKSAILIIISQEF
- a CDS encoding nucleotidyltransferase family protein, whose amino-acid sequence is MNREYLINFLKKNLTTIKSYGVISLALFGSYARDEAKNTSDLDLLVEFQGKVTFDQYMDLKFFLEDNLSLSVDLVTKKMLKPQIISSVEKDAIYVA
- a CDS encoding NAD-dependent epimerase/dehydratase family protein, with translation MKVLVIGGDGYCGWATALYLSNRGYEVGILDSLVRRHWDNELGVETLTPIAPIQQRLQRWQDLTSKSIDLFIGDITNYEFLHKALHEFQPTAIVHFGEQRSAPFSMIDREHAVLTQVNNVVGTLNLLYIMREDFPDCHLVKLGTMGEYGTPNIDIEEGYITIEHNGRKDTLPYPKQPGSMYHLSKVHDSHNIHFACRVWGLRATDLNQGIVYGVLTDETGMDELLINRLDYDGVFGTALNRFCIQATVGHPLTVYGKGGQTRGFLDIRDTVRCIELAIANPAEPGEFRVFNQFTELFSVGDLAMMVKKAGNALGLNVDINHIDNPRVEKEEHYFNAKNTKLLDLGLQPHLLSDSLLDSLLNFAVKYQHRVDHQQILPKVSWHRK
- a CDS encoding glycosyltransferase family 4 protein; its protein translation is MRIALFTETFLPKVDGIVTRLRHTVDHLQRHGNQVLVFAPEGGITEHKGAKVYGVSGFPLPLYPELKMALPRPAIGHALEEFKPDIIHVVNPAVLGLSGIFYSKVLKIPLVASYHTHLPQYLQHYGLGMLEGLLWELLKAGHNQAELNLCTSTAMVKELSAHGIERCDLWQRGVDTELFHPDLVSAEMRSRLSQNHPDSPLLLYVGRLSAEKEIERIKPILEAIPDARLALVGDGPHRQTLEKHFAGTNTYFVGYLMGKELGSAFASADAFIFPSRTETLGLVLLEAMAAGCPVVAARSGGIPDIVTDGVNGYLFDPQADIQEAINATIRLLKQREEITIIRTNARAEAEKWGWTSATQQLEDYYQKIILNSHRSQESGVRSQKRE
- a CDS encoding DUF7219 family protein, with product MSKEDFLYPRGRYYGHVKPENLVFNANLQEFAQKVSYICNLETGGKISPDEAYYQIKLLWKQLKHSKKELKIGEQPFQSNGSEEGTDY